AATTAGCTTAATTAATTGATAGCGGCTCTATCCAACAATATATAGTTTATCTAAAATCCTTCACGAATGAAAATTGAATTCTCACTACAcattgtaaaattaaaattaaagtgaaTACTCCGATATTTCAGAGTTTAGTTAGGTATTCCTTGTATAAAATTTATTGTCATGTCTTATTGATGATTTGTGTGGTCAAATGACAAGTCAAATTATGATTAAGGAGAAACATACATGTGCAATTTGATGAGAATGTGATTATTAGACATTATCATAAGGGTGCACTTTCCTATTTATTGACTTTTGaatgttttgtttttccttATTTCAGACAGAGTTAATTGATCCTACAGTGAAGGGAGCTCTTAATGTTGTTAAGTCATGTGCAAAATCACCATATGTGAAACGAGTTGTTTTCACTTCTTCAATTGCATCAGCTATATATAATGGAAGACCTAAAACCCCTGAAGTTGTAGTTGATGAGACATGGTTTTCAAATCAAGATTTCTTATGGGGAAAAAAGGTACTATGCGATGTGTCACATGACTTCTATATACTTTTTTCGGTCCGGAATATAAGCCACTACATGAGTTTTTTTCTCGGAAAAAACTCTATTCAAGAGTTGTAAAAATAAGAAGATAAAATAATACTTCTgaaattctaaaatataaaataatagattcatattcatattagtCATTTGATTAAATTATTCTTCATTCACAATGTCATGTTGGCGCATAAAGAAGCATCAAACACACACACGACACAATTTGCATAGGCTCAAGGCAAGTTTATGAGCATGAACTCTGTTTCGAGCAACTGTGCTTTAAAATAGATGAGTGAACTTcgaatgaagaagaagaagaatactcgagattgctaatgaagagaaaagaaaatttttattcTTCCACTACTAGGCCATGTAAAAGTTGTATTACAAGTGGTACACATGATCCTTATTTATACAATCTAAAAGCACACTTGCTTTGAAAGCAagtaacaaactaactaacttggttGTAAACAACTCACTTAGTTAGTTGTAACCAACTTTATTCAATCTAACAAACTAAACTTCTAGTTATGATATTACAATCTAACATGTCGAACTTGAATTTCATCTTAATTGTTCCAAGCTCAGTTGTTCGATAAACATATGGGAGGCTTAAGACTTCTGCTTTAAGCAATTAGAGTATACGAGAAGAAGTGTCATCTCTTATCAAACAACCTGATATCAAAATCAATTGTCAATCCATCAAATTTTCGTTCAACCTACATAAAAAAGTCAATGTTTTGCCTATAATTTCCCACAACTTTATTTGAGTGTGTATTTCTaaaaaggttaaatatgtttttaatcctTACATTTCGGCAAGTTTTTAAAAAAgtccttatattttttttattatgttttagtCCCCTACGTTTTTTATGTTTCCAATGGTTGACTAGACAGACAGAAAATGTCACATAAATATCATACATACTCATTGCTTACTCtttctaaaattttgttatatattctAGATGTGGTTACAATATGCAAAGACTTCAGCTGAGGAAGTTGCTACAAAATTTCTAACAGAAAACAACATTGACTACGTTGTTATGAATCCAGCAGTGACAATAGGGCCTCTCTTGCAACCAGAGCTTAATGGAAGTTCCTCCTTAATTTTGGACTTAATAAATGGTAACTTCAAATTGCAgataaaacttaatttttccatttagttgaaaaatttaaaataaattttcatcaaatttgtttttttcttttgtcaagtagcctagtgaataaaaattttacccttaaagtggataagtgggatgaccggagTTCAAACCCGATCCCCTGTATATATATTGCAATGTTTTTGGCTGAGGTTTACTTTTAGAGTAAAAAGAACCAAACATATttgatttgaatttaaattttattggttCATTCCATTGATACAGGTTCAGAAACATTTAAGAATGCTACTTTTGGATGGATTAATGTGAAGGATGTTGCAAATGCCCATATTAAAGCATATGAGGATGCTTCAGCTAGTGGAAGATATTGTTTGGCTGAAACAGTCATGCATTTCTCTCAACTTAGTAACATTTTGCGTAATATGTACCCTACACTACAAATTCCAAACAAGTAAGTTTGGTTATTTAGTTAAtaaattaatacatttttaaattattgaataattgatgtatttaacttaaaatatagactaaatatatgATTCATTCAATAAATCTGAAAAGAAGATTTTTGTTAGAAATGTGGCTGGATTATATATGCTTAAATCCAATTTGTGAACTATGTTATCAGGTGCGCGGACGATAAGCCTTTTATGCAAACATTTCAGATTTCCAAAGAAAAGGCAAAGACATTGGGAATTGAGTTTATTCCCTTAGAAGTGAGCCTCAAAGAGATCATAGAAAGTTTTAAAGAAAAAGAGTTTGTTAACTTCTAATTTGTGTGATACATCATTGAGTAAAATATATGTTGATAATACTAATCACGTTTTGGTTGAACTTGGTTTCAGAACTTAAGGATATGAGTTACTAATGTTGATCTATACCTTTCATATCTTGTGTTTGATTTAATGAAATATGGCTTAGTTTAGTACTGCGTCAAGCAAGTTggttcaattttgatttttttacatatatgaCTTCTCTTTGCAATGTATTGTCATTAATTTTGTTATAGtatgattttattaaaattactaACCTCAGATGTCTTTTTTCTATTAATTGTATAGACCAAATTAATaaacagtaaaaaaattattttaagtgtgtcaaaaaaaaactatttgaagattaaattaactaattaagGACGCATTTAAGTTACTCACAATGAATTAGTTCAAGTGGTAACGGTCTTGGTCCCTTTAAGCATGCGGTCTGGGGTTCGACTTTATTCTCATGCGTATTGAGAAAATTCAGTTGGGATGAGAGAACGATCCACCTTGTGTATCCTCACAAGTTTCCCGATAGAGATTAGTCATCTTAGTAATATCATCATggtaaccaaaataaaaagacgcatttaagtttatatttatgattttattcAGGGGCGGTCCCGACAATTTAGAGGCTCGGCCTCAAATATTAAAGGTGGactcattaataaaaaaaaaagtcttcttTCTAGCGATGAAAGGAAGAAAGAAAAGTTACACgtgttttgtttgtgttttgagACAaggaaaacttttttttattcattttattttattctaaaacATGAACCTAACCATTTTAGATTGGACCaacaaaaatagattaaaaaatattaggACTTTTTATTTAATAGTTTGAATCATCTTGTTTTTTAAGAGACCTACTATaccatataaattatattttttaggcCCATAAAAAATGGAGGCCCGACCAAGTAGGACATCTTGCATTCCGTCAAGGCCGACCCTTTTATTACATGTGAAAGGTTATTTTCATAATAtctcaaatatttaaaattattggGTCAATTATGTGCCTATGCTTTCGATTTCTTCATTTACCAAATATATTGTGTCGTTTTGTTTTTAAACTTGGTATCTAACCTTAGGAGCGACTAATTCAAGGGAACCAAttccaccgcccacttgcggggatcccatttaaagccagagtttttttttttttgctctgtacgGACTTAGCTCACCGAAATTGACACcggtgggaatcgaacctgagaccttgagaggagcatactccaagggtcCAAACCAACACCccctgtaacgacccaaatttattattcactatgtgaatgtttatttatttggtgacgtggcttttaagtaagttaataactttagttatttatcgaatgctttagttattaagcgagtagtgagtTAACGCGTGTTGGATcaagttattgggcttgaggcccaatgggccttgtggacttgtgagggggcgccatatggccTAAGAGGGAGAgggaacatttcatttttcatgttcttgtgagaggttagagagaaggaagagaagaggagcTAGGGCATAGAGAAAGTGAAGGGATTCAAGAGCAATCTTCGagtttttcttcgaatccaggtaagagagtatatttcatatttgtgggtgatacgagaaaggggataatgtcgatttctccttacccgaactttctccaccccattttcgttttagtttagatgagttttcttaatggaaatcgaatctaaggttcataacatgtttaatatgctcttatcatgatgtatgaacgaatttaatgggTAAAAACGGAATTTATAGATGTTtgaactcaagaactttgtgttcttgagagttttgagtaaaagtggtaaatctttactttttcgatgtatatgttgtagatcggtgaaataaaccgtccttttgtgtttagatatgtttgttgcacttgaatacaaactcatttggggtttataacatgaaaaatgggatttttgggtgatttggagtGAAAAACGTGAGTTTTGAGCATTCCTGACAAGAAccgttcgctacggctcgccaGGAGCCAGTGtcccactggtgtggttcgctacggctcgccaggccttcgctcagcgaacaggttcgctacggctcgctaagccaccgtgacagcacaacactttgctgttttgaaatttgaatggctttgagggttctaacatgttatattatgtagggtaaatgatcatttaccccctgcaaaataagcaaattttcgtttacccccctatgcagatttttttttctgtttaccccccctacaaaaaatagattcactcattttgccccccgtGTGTACAACATGAcatgtgaatgtgcaaatctgctgacatggcttgtacacgtggaaaaaataattaatatttattttttaatttccacgtcagataatatattttttttaataaaaacattcctacaaaataaaaaaaatggattttcttttttttttcccaaaaaaatcctacaaataaattttttaaaaaatttcctgcaaaaaaaatattttttttttcctgcaaagaattttaaaaaatttccaacaaaaaaaatgaattttcttattttgctcccaaaataaatatttactccaaaataaagtttattttcaaaataaaaattttaaagatttattttcaaatctttttgaattaaaaaaagatgatctttattttttaaaaacaaaacattatttttttgttaatctctttgaattaaaaaaaatagaaaaagaagttttattcgagttttcctcttataccaaaatcattttccctagaactagaaaaatagaagaagcagaagacaattccggtgattgaagaagacgatgacgaatatgatcacgacggtggaagcaaaccggcgaagattctgttttttttaaaccaaaaagatttgaaaataaatttttaaaatctttattttgaaaataaactttatttgggagaaaaatatgaaaatttgtttttttattttaggaaaaaaataataattttgtacgaaaaaaaactatttgtaggaatttttaaaaattttgtagggaaaaaaaatttatttgtaggattttcttttaattttggaaaaaaaattcgttttattaattttgtaggaaaagtttttgtttttgaaaaaaatattatctgacatggaatttaaaaataaatataaatgtttttttccacgtgtacaagccacgtcagcaaatttgcacaatcacatgtcctgctgtacacacagggggcaaaatgagtgaatctattttttgcaggggggtaaacagaaaaaaaatctgcataggggggtaaacgaaaatttgcttattttgcgggggggtaaatgatcatttaccctattATGTATGTTAATTGTTGTAATAGACATATATGCTTATAATATGGATAATGAACATATtgtatgagattaattgagTAATCTTAGAGAATAAATATGATTGTGATGGTCATGAATATGTGTTGGGAATATGACTTAATCTTATGCTTTTGTGATGATGTATGCAATTGGATTATGTGTGTGTATCTTGTtttggaatataattgttgttgattgtgttgatgatgtttgtttaaatgtcaaagaagtatattaaggtgttaatcaacttaataaagaaggatattagaattatgttattctaataaagaaggatattaaggtatagtgttatcttaataaagaagtaatgttggatagtgttccacattagtaaaagaagagcttaatgctaattaaaatgattgtgagtgaattcatgaaatacatacatgcattcatgaatatatgtgatattggatattccaataaagaaggatatcggattatatttatccgataaagaaggatattagaggtgagatactctaacaAAGAAGATGATatcacatgcattagatatgtctaggggacatagcatgaagattgtggcattagattgcattaggatatgtgtacattatttgatatttgatatgtgacacatatgtttggaatttgtgataattgtccgatgattttaaatgtaattggcttcaatatcttgtgaattatgattgatatttgattataaccttgtgtagtttataattaaatgaagatAATGATGTATGCTTATAAATGAAGTATGAGTACAATTAGGTTATAACTCCTAATTAGATGTGATTAATGAACTATATGCATGAGTTAGATTATGCATGATttgtgatgaagtgtttaagtatcgtttacttacacttgtatattatTTGAGTATGActtctaactctcttttatgtgttatgtgttggaccgttgggggtccagattttacaggatatgtgtgtttcgttgttcgagtctttggtgaagctctgctctgattgtgacacgagAAAGAAggttgtatatagtatatagagtcattcatgactcatgtatttagattggaaaaatgtatcttttataaaggaatttatattgtataaaacgaGTTTTTATTAGGTAATCATGTTAGCATTAttttgtaaagaggagtgtaatacctaaaactaatattctataaattaaattgtaattttccgttgcgtattttgaaaaagatttaataaaggtagaattacttaaataatgggttcgggtgttacaattggtatcagagccccgttgtcttcgggctgtgtgggttatgtgtcgatcagagcaggtctgtgcagtcagaccaagtgagtgttgtgtgtcagtcgtgtttgtctaacaattttgttgtgtttgttttgtgaaatcacttatgttgttccTTCAAGAACTATGAGTGGTGCGAAATGGATTAATTGATCCATTATTTTGTTGAGTAATTGTAtgagtgctatacttctatgtttataatagttgtatatgcttagagtttaacctttttgtagtttaaacttggttgattgatgcttattgttaattgttgtcgatccggcatgatataaaactgcatgtgacgatccggcttgatataaaactgcatgtggtgatgatgatttgaaataattttaaaagaaaaactaatgatatttcttgatgatgaagattttggtgaaaatatagagttattttcttttgaataagtgaagaaaaaaaattaaattttcaagatagtgagaagagtaggatgttAGTGAATCCtagtgtgtgttgttatatgtttgtttataacatgtgctagatgattattAGGAACTTGAAATGCTAtacgttttatgagtaaaaatatgaagaTCTCgtaattctatgttgtgattgttgatgcatgattttaattgtactttcaagtctataatgatgttatatgcttgaagttttgaattttgtggatCGGTGAGTCGAGCAAACGAGATTTTAGTGAGCATAAGTTCAAAACTGTAGCAGAGCACCCAtattttggatgtgctcgctaggcgaaggaTGAACCTCGCTGAATCTCGCTAAGTCTCACTAAATCCTGAGGaatttttgacttgtctcgtcgggagctcgctagcttttgctaagcgggGGAGCCAgacaaaaattttattttgttgatgtcttgtcctaagttAATTGGATGTGAGATTCTTGGCTTCTTGTAtttgttaggactagaataaatgtgaatatgaattattgctatgcaatgttcatttttcttgtgttgttttgatttcctaacttttaaaagtgagggaagtataggttacttggatgcttgcatgattttgtgtaagtgtttaggtatcgtgggttgggTTTTGCCCATGTAtacgacatgcgtgtaaacgatgtcgatactagtttcttcttttgggaagaatatgtttagagacgatagaaccgttaggtatgaacaccagaagttctagtggaagagtgtaggtgggtttgagataagtgggggagaaggttatatccctccgagatgtttcgaacgtgagaagaatGTGATGAGTatagatgttcttgaagcgaaatattcaggaagtggtgacgttgctcgaagtggaatgaatgggagcaacaagttgtgagaaactactataAGGGAAATTGTCAGACCAAGTGTTTCGTCGTAGGGGCGTTAGTGatattggttaagtgagatgaagagtattcaaaacggttggagatcgtgtgttgcactaaaagtatgaagGCGTCATTTTTGTGGACCAAGGTTGAAGTACATGTTTGATCGGAAGGAGTCGAATAGGAGGAAGAGGaagtgattaggattcttgagaggtgatgattttgaagtaagttgtcatccaagtggatcggatgttgtagcggatgtttgagtaagaagttttacgtaagtcgtgcatatggtagtaggttgaattggttgaacaattcgGAGTTTTAAGCCTAGTGTGCGAGGTGATTTCTAGAAGaggtttgagaagcttagagaaatAGACGTGAAGATTAGTAAACCCTTAGTGTTAATTAATCAAGgaaaaagaagtgaattctCAAATGAGATTAGAATGGAATTAAGAGGCATTGTGATAGGATGAGTATGATTGTTAAATcattggaagtaaggattgtatgaataatcgagtttattcgaagatggaagtaggataacgattcgaaggattttgtgagaggcttgtcgaagaaagagtaattggatttggataatgaccagacaattggtgtcacatgttgaacgagaacgtagagtctttgaggttgagatgaagctaagtgagtagtaacgtcttagaatgatttgaaataagaaagttagtcGTTGGAGAACATGCTGAGAATGAGTaatatgaggtcatgttggaagtgacttgtgctAGGCGAGAGTTTGTGAAAAagattaccgcacatgtgagtagatgttgtgtttgagcacatatagtgaggagttgaaggcgatgcctaatGTAAGTGTTGGAGAACTTGTTGTATTATccaaaagataagagtgagtaagtatttgctaagaaatttggattcatggaatggaagagtcggtagagactagtgtTGTTAAATGCATTGTGGTAGTTGGTGTAGTATGGTCTTATCGTGGACGACGGAACGATAGTAATTCGAGGAATAAActtaagatgtattttggacgagaatttttggaaattttctagataTGTCATGTTGagagtagacaaggagtcattagtaagaatactaagacaagaGTCGATTAGAATTTGATGGATAGAATTAGATCGTATGGcgaatatttggagctttgtagatttcattcaagagtttgattttggtatcgaatgtactaaggaggagtttaaagatagctgTCCATAGAGAGATGCTGATTGGTTGTGGTCGGAGGTGAATAAGAtgtcgatgagtgaataaatgaagaagagaatgtttgttgcaatgcaagatgatggggaacatcgatagatggattgtgggcgaattgaagatgtcgtttggaatcaacgagatggaAGTTATCATTGTTTGGAGAACTAATTCTAGGCAGtggcctaattttgaagtagtgAATTACTAAAGGATTAAGGAggagtggtattggaaaatgtttgcgttaaggaatgcaaatgttggttaagagattacttgggaacataATAGTCGTATTgagattcgactcaatgattgaagatgtgtgagaaaaggaatttgatgGTTAGAAACGATAGTTTCTAGgatgtgtcgaggaagatttgagaatgttggtcatcaagtgattgttggaattgaattatcgagtcATATGTGTGGAATAAGACCCGACATgtataagtgatgtaacacggttaagtgattcatgagggaatcataGACTTttaggatttgtggagttgtggagtattccacgggagtatctttcggagtgtgttcgattAGTTGTACTTGTTGTGGGTAGCATTATgcgtaccgtagaatgtgagtctatagATGATTCGTGCGAAGTggatgttttagcggtttgctaagaatggtttatgccgatatcatgattgttgactatctatcgataaattgaggaactggccgtccttgatctcttgttgataatagacaaaaattgtgttagATGGAATAAACTACTTTTGTCAAACTTAGAAATGTGTAGCGTTTTGGGCGTTTTGTTGAGAAGTCGGATaaaggagttatccggagttgttttagtcgtgtaattttcgagggcgaaaatcttttaagtgagggagagttgtaacgacccaaatttattattcactatgtgagtgtttatttatttggtgacgtggcttttaagtaagttaataactttagttatttatcgaatgctttagttattaagcgagtagtgagtTAACGCGTGTTGGATCAAGTTATtaggcttgaggcccaatgggccttgtggaCTTGTGAGGGGCGCCATATGGCCTAAGAGGGAGAgggaacatttcatttttcatgttcttgtgagaggttagagagaaggaagagaagaggagcTAGGGCATAGAGAAAGTGAAGGGATTCAAGAGCAATCTTCGagtttttcttcgaatccaggtaagagagtagatttcatatttgtgggtgatacgagaaaggggataatgtcgatttctccttacccgaactttctccaccccattttctttttagtttagatgagttttcttaat
This portion of the Trifolium pratense cultivar HEN17-A07 linkage group LG3, ARS_RC_1.1, whole genome shotgun sequence genome encodes:
- the LOC123917671 gene encoding phenylacetaldehyde reductase-like, producing the protein MNSGEGKVVCVTGASGYIASWLVKFLLQRGYTVRATVRDLNNPNKVDHLLKLDGAKENLQLFKADLLEEGSFDSVIQGCHGVFHTASPAVFDVDDPQTELIDPTVKGALNVVKSCAKSPYVKRVVFTSSIASAIYNGRPKTPEVVVDETWFSNQDFLWGKKMWLQYAKTSAEEVATKFLTENNIDYVVMNPAVTIGPLLQPELNGSSSLILDLINGSETFKNATFGWINVKDVANAHIKAYEDASASGRYCLAETVMHFSQLSNILRNMYPTLQIPNKCADDKPFMQTFQISKEKAKTLGIEFIPLEVSLKEIIESFKEKEFVNF